One genomic window of Aliiroseovarius sp. M344 includes the following:
- a CDS encoding PHA/PHB synthase family protein → MSKDFFKLLEAMNKNDRSAFADWANTMLKYQSDMAKLWMGTALHGEAAAPETRDRRFGAEAWGEGIFPILRHSYELTAKAMVDMADKAGLPDQEQEKLSFYARIAADNMAPTNFLLTNPEAQQLAKETGGQSLIDGYQNLLADLEKGYISTTDEEAFEVGKNLATTPGAVIYRNELIELIQYEPMVAKTRKAPILIVPPCVNKFYIFDLNEKKSMIRYLLEQGQSVYTIAWRNPGPEMGDHSWDDYIADGIFEAVKVTSSVSKSNAIDILGWCNGGTMLTAALAVMPKALKAKLGTATFLSSLIDFSDPGQIKVFIDQPQVDVYNQRLKAEKLAPGRDIANAMAMLHVNESIWNFVVSNYLMGKSPAPFDVLYWNADTSNLPAKWYSYFVEEMYMANKLKEPGALTLCGTPVDTRNIDLPCYFLAADGDHIVPWKTSFTATELVSGPTEFVLTTGGHVSGTVINHPVKTRRKFWTGGKTGGDADSWHETAKLTDGSWWPHWLEWLDTNNAAERGPKPKVLGNKTYAPTDRAPGTYVLEGT, encoded by the coding sequence ATGTCCAAAGATTTCTTCAAGCTGCTAGAGGCTATGAACAAAAACGACCGCTCCGCCTTTGCGGATTGGGCCAATACCATGCTCAAATACCAAAGCGACATGGCGAAACTTTGGATGGGCACCGCGCTGCACGGCGAGGCCGCCGCACCAGAAACCCGCGATCGCCGTTTCGGGGCCGAGGCATGGGGCGAAGGGATTTTCCCTATTCTGCGCCATTCCTATGAACTGACCGCGAAAGCCATGGTCGACATGGCGGACAAAGCTGGTTTGCCTGATCAAGAACAAGAGAAGCTTAGCTTCTATGCCCGCATCGCGGCTGACAACATGGCACCGACCAATTTTCTGCTGACCAATCCCGAAGCACAGCAACTTGCCAAGGAAACCGGCGGGCAAAGCCTGATCGATGGCTATCAGAACCTGCTGGCTGATCTTGAGAAGGGCTATATCTCGACCACTGACGAAGAAGCGTTCGAGGTTGGCAAGAACCTTGCCACGACACCCGGCGCGGTAATCTACCGCAACGAATTGATCGAGCTGATCCAGTACGAGCCGATGGTGGCCAAAACGCGCAAAGCGCCGATCCTGATCGTGCCGCCCTGCGTCAACAAGTTCTATATTTTTGACTTGAACGAGAAGAAGTCGATGATCCGGTATCTGCTGGAACAGGGGCAGTCCGTTTACACCATTGCTTGGCGCAACCCGGGGCCTGAAATGGGAGATCACAGTTGGGATGACTACATTGCCGACGGGATATTCGAGGCGGTGAAAGTCACGTCGTCGGTCAGCAAATCCAATGCAATCGACATTTTGGGCTGGTGTAATGGTGGCACGATGTTGACGGCGGCGCTGGCCGTTATGCCAAAGGCCTTGAAGGCCAAACTGGGCACGGCGACATTCCTGTCATCGCTGATCGACTTCTCCGATCCGGGCCAGATCAAGGTGTTCATCGATCAGCCGCAAGTCGACGTGTACAATCAACGTCTGAAAGCTGAAAAACTCGCGCCGGGCCGCGATATTGCCAACGCGATGGCAATGCTGCATGTGAACGAGTCAATCTGGAACTTCGTCGTTTCGAATTACCTGATGGGCAAAAGCCCCGCCCCGTTCGATGTGCTGTACTGGAACGCCGATACTTCGAACCTGCCGGCCAAATGGTACAGCTATTTCGTCGAAGAAATGTATATGGCGAACAAGCTGAAAGAGCCTGGCGCGCTGACCTTGTGCGGCACTCCGGTTGATACGCGCAACATTGACCTGCCGTGCTATTTCCTGGCCGCCGATGGCGACCATATTGTGCCTTGGAAAACCTCTTTCACAGCGACCGAGCTTGTGTCCGGCCCGACCGAGTTTGTGCTGACCACCGGCGGCCACGTGTCGGGCACCGTGATCAACCATCCGGTAAAGACGCGTCGCAAATTCTGGACAGGCGGCAAGACCGGTGGGGATGCCGACAGCTGGCACGAGACGGCCAAGTTGACCGATGGCAGCTGGTGGCCGCACTGGCTGGAATGGCTCGATACCAACAACGCCGCAGAACGAGGGCCAAAACCGAAGGTGCTGGGCAACAAAACCTATGCCCCGACGGACCGCGCACCCGGCACCTATGTGCTGGAGGGGACGTAA
- a CDS encoding PAS domain S-box protein codes for MVKKPTAPKARQWGNTGSKSAEPGNNGRVKPTRRTTPVRGAFPVVCLGAAAGGLKAYSEFLDAMPSDSGMSFVLVHHGDPDHESLMADLLQEHTDMPVFLVRDQEKLKPDQVYVIPPNRFLQINDGKLKLTDPTDEQRLRLPIDCFLESLAQDGTHPGIAVILSGTGSDGTSGSARMREAANEEMEASKEKLTALKTQLQQKIEDERRASDDLNNLLSSSGIATVFLDRQLNILRFTPATRALFNLINSDVGRPFSDIAGKIDDQNFASDAASVLETQVALDLEVQSREGRWFIRRILPYRTQDGEFNGVVVTYSDVTDLKKLQQHNQEAQTFADDIIDTVRAPLLVIGEDMRIVRVSRSYREVFSISADELIGENFFKVQGGQWDVPALRSLIDGVLTQDATLDRVTARVNTAGKKSRDLDIQARKLRQTVGGKTLVLLAMEDVTDQNQTQRELQFRESRLSAIVNAVPEAIITIDQTGKVRRFSPSAERLFGYSAAEVIGENVKLLMPSPDQDRHDTYIARYLETGVQRIIGTNREVNGKRKDGSIVPLRLSVSEMEMGGERNFLGILHDLSEERKRRSELERAQKMEAVGQLTGGLAHDFNNLLTVVIGNLELLELQLTDKKRRSLLNEALEASTLGATLTSKLLAFSKSQALEPEYVSLNDLVDSMYPLLKRTLGEHIDIDLNLAEDLDLTLADPGQIESALLNLTINARDAMPDGGKLTIETANVNLDKDYAAAEVDVTAGAYVALLVTDSGAGMPPEVVEHVFEPFFTTKGPSAGSGLGLSMVYGFVKQSEGHVTVYSEEGRGTTLTLYLPASTRATDKQTEPDVLAPSAANQETVLVVEDDARVRRLTANRLEKLGYQVLTAEDGPSAIDIIKSTAGIELLLSDVVMPGGMTGPEVCDQALRINPNLKVLLATGYGRGAETTPIGTSGMKPIVLRKPYGIRDLAEALHSLLKEPKR; via the coding sequence ATGGTTAAAAAACCGACGGCACCTAAGGCCCGACAATGGGGCAATACCGGTTCGAAGTCTGCCGAGCCAGGTAACAATGGCAGGGTCAAGCCAACGCGACGCACGACACCTGTTCGTGGTGCGTTTCCGGTGGTTTGCCTTGGGGCTGCGGCCGGTGGGTTGAAAGCATATTCCGAGTTCCTTGACGCGATGCCATCAGACAGCGGCATGTCGTTCGTACTGGTTCATCATGGCGATCCCGACCACGAAAGCCTGATGGCTGATCTGTTGCAGGAACACACTGACATGCCTGTGTTCTTGGTGCGGGATCAGGAAAAGCTAAAGCCGGATCAGGTTTACGTGATTCCTCCGAACCGGTTTTTACAGATCAATGACGGCAAGCTGAAACTGACGGACCCGACTGACGAACAGAGGTTACGGTTGCCGATTGATTGCTTTTTGGAATCGCTGGCGCAGGATGGAACCCATCCAGGCATTGCGGTCATACTGTCGGGCACCGGCAGCGATGGAACCAGCGGCAGTGCGCGTATGCGCGAAGCCGCCAACGAAGAGATGGAGGCGTCGAAGGAGAAGTTGACGGCGCTTAAAACGCAACTGCAGCAGAAGATCGAGGACGAACGCCGTGCTTCGGACGACCTGAACAATCTGTTGTCCAGTTCTGGCATTGCGACAGTGTTTCTTGACCGCCAGTTGAACATATTACGGTTTACGCCTGCCACGCGCGCGTTGTTCAACCTGATCAACAGCGATGTCGGCCGCCCGTTCAGCGACATCGCCGGAAAAATCGACGATCAGAATTTCGCCAGCGATGCCGCAAGCGTACTTGAAACACAGGTGGCGCTCGATCTGGAAGTCCAAAGCAGGGAAGGTCGATGGTTCATCCGGCGCATTCTGCCCTATCGCACGCAAGACGGCGAGTTCAACGGCGTCGTTGTCACGTATTCGGATGTAACCGACCTCAAGAAACTGCAGCAACACAATCAAGAGGCACAGACGTTTGCCGACGACATCATCGACACTGTGCGTGCGCCATTGCTTGTGATCGGGGAGGACATGCGGATCGTCCGGGTCAGTCGGTCCTATCGAGAAGTTTTCTCGATCTCAGCCGACGAGCTGATCGGGGAGAATTTTTTCAAGGTGCAAGGTGGGCAGTGGGACGTTCCGGCGCTTCGCTCTTTGATCGACGGGGTTCTAACACAAGACGCCACACTTGATAGGGTGACGGCTAGGGTGAATACGGCAGGCAAAAAAAGCCGCGATCTTGATATTCAAGCACGAAAACTTCGCCAGACTGTTGGCGGCAAGACCCTTGTACTGTTGGCAATGGAGGATGTGACAGATCAAAACCAGACGCAGCGGGAGCTTCAGTTCCGGGAGTCCCGTTTGAGCGCTATTGTCAACGCGGTACCTGAGGCCATTATCACGATTGACCAGACCGGAAAGGTGCGTCGCTTCAGCCCGTCAGCAGAGAGGTTGTTCGGCTATAGCGCGGCAGAGGTGATCGGCGAGAATGTCAAACTATTGATGCCGAGCCCTGACCAGGATCGGCATGACACTTATATCGCGCGATACCTGGAAACCGGGGTGCAGCGCATCATCGGCACTAACCGCGAAGTTAACGGCAAACGCAAGGATGGCTCGATCGTGCCGCTCCGCCTGAGCGTGTCAGAAATGGAAATGGGTGGGGAACGCAATTTCCTTGGAATTTTGCATGACCTGTCAGAAGAACGGAAACGTCGCAGCGAGCTGGAACGCGCCCAGAAGATGGAGGCTGTCGGTCAGCTGACCGGCGGTTTGGCGCATGATTTTAACAACCTGTTGACGGTGGTGATTGGCAATCTGGAGCTTCTGGAGTTGCAGCTGACCGATAAGAAACGCCGCTCGCTTTTGAACGAAGCATTGGAGGCGTCAACCTTGGGTGCGACGTTGACCAGCAAGTTGTTGGCGTTTTCAAAAAGTCAGGCGCTGGAACCGGAATATGTGTCCTTGAATGATCTTGTAGACAGCATGTACCCCTTGCTGAAGCGCACCCTGGGCGAACACATCGACATCGACTTAAACCTGGCAGAGGACCTTGATCTGACGCTGGCCGATCCCGGTCAGATCGAAAGCGCGCTGCTGAACCTGACGATCAATGCCCGCGACGCAATGCCAGATGGCGGCAAGCTAACCATTGAGACGGCAAATGTTAACCTGGACAAAGATTATGCTGCCGCAGAGGTGGATGTAACGGCCGGGGCTTATGTGGCGCTTTTGGTCACTGACTCAGGTGCTGGAATGCCTCCGGAAGTAGTCGAGCATGTGTTCGAGCCATTTTTCACAACGAAAGGCCCAAGCGCAGGTTCTGGGCTGGGGTTGAGCATGGTCTATGGTTTCGTCAAGCAATCTGAAGGGCATGTCACGGTTTACAGCGAAGAAGGTAGGGGGACGACGCTCACCCTCTATTTACCAGCGTCCACGCGTGCGACAGATAAGCAAACTGAACCTGACGTCCTTGCTCCTAGCGCGGCCAATCAAGAGACTGTGCTTGTGGTTGAAGACGATGCTCGCGTGCGCAGATTGACCGCCAATCGTCTGGAAAAGCTGGGGTATCAGGTGCTGACTGCCGAGGATGGACCGAGCGCGATCGACATAATCAAGTCGACTGCGGGAATTGAGCTTCTGCTGTCGGATGTGGTTATGCCGGGTGGCATGACCGGCCCTGAGGTTTGCGATCAAGCGCTGCGGATCAATCCAAATTTAAAGGTTCTATTGGCAACTGGATATGGCCGAGGGGCCGAGACGACACCGATAGGAACATCAGGAATGAAGCCGATAGTGCTGCGCAAACCGTATGGTATTCGAGACCTTGCCGAAGCGTTGCACAGTCTGTTGAAAGAGCCGAAGCGATAA
- the ftsH gene encoding ATP-dependent zinc metalloprotease FtsH, whose translation MAVSLLGVLGNLTPQSSQTTVPYSTIKSMIVSGDVTSAVLKEHAIIVSNNAQPAEQFHAVVPTQSDPSLLDLLEQHEVQITAEAPTGTSVLTFLLPWLLILGFYFWMQRRMMGNLPGGFGGGASGGLLGGRFAKPSETRQKVTFDDVAGQEQAKREVAELVEFLRNPEQFQQVGAEVPHGVLLVGPPGTGKTLLAKALAGEAEVPFFSTSGSEFIEIFVGVGAGRVRKMFENARKAAPAIIFIDELDSIGRTRGTGLGGGHDEREQTLNQILAELDGFADREAVVVLAATNRPDVLDPALLRPGRFDRHVTLNLPDKTARRAILDIHARNLPLQDTGDLDSMAAGTPGFSGADLKNLLNEAAITAARRHGSLITRDDLDEARDKVMMGTVRTLAIRPDEKHRLAVHEAGHTAAAFYTPKVDPLYKVTIIPRGQALGGTHMLAETERHTLDEDFLRGQLITLLAGRAAEKLLLGTVSSGADDDIRRATDMARSMVARWGMTDELGPVNLRESEDHPFLGQSIAQPRGHADATAAHVDEAVIALLKNAEAQATDVLRKHKDQISHLIERLEVEETLDFDGIRQCLDPDSKVTQLTRGLDRIPPVK comes from the coding sequence ATGGCGGTGTCGTTACTGGGTGTGTTGGGGAACTTAACCCCACAATCATCACAAACCACCGTGCCCTATAGCACCATCAAATCGATGATCGTTTCGGGTGACGTGACCTCAGCAGTGCTGAAGGAGCACGCAATCATAGTATCCAACAACGCACAACCGGCAGAGCAATTCCACGCAGTCGTACCAACACAAAGCGATCCATCGTTGCTGGATCTGCTGGAACAGCACGAGGTGCAAATCACAGCGGAGGCCCCGACCGGCACCTCTGTTCTAACCTTTTTGTTGCCGTGGTTGCTGATCCTTGGGTTTTACTTCTGGATGCAGCGCCGGATGATGGGAAACTTGCCCGGTGGGTTTGGCGGCGGTGCCTCTGGTGGACTGTTGGGCGGTCGGTTCGCAAAACCAAGCGAAACCCGGCAAAAGGTGACGTTTGACGACGTCGCCGGACAGGAGCAAGCCAAACGCGAAGTGGCTGAACTGGTCGAATTTCTGCGGAACCCCGAACAGTTTCAACAGGTTGGCGCCGAAGTGCCGCACGGTGTCTTGTTGGTTGGGCCGCCTGGCACCGGTAAAACGCTGCTTGCAAAGGCGTTGGCCGGCGAGGCAGAGGTGCCATTCTTTTCTACATCCGGCTCAGAGTTCATTGAGATTTTCGTCGGTGTCGGCGCGGGTCGGGTGCGAAAAATGTTCGAGAACGCCCGCAAGGCTGCACCGGCGATTATTTTCATCGACGAACTGGACAGCATCGGACGCACCCGTGGCACCGGATTGGGTGGCGGCCACGACGAACGAGAACAGACATTGAACCAAATTCTGGCGGAGCTTGACGGTTTTGCAGATCGCGAAGCTGTTGTGGTTCTGGCAGCGACCAACCGGCCCGACGTGCTTGACCCGGCACTGCTAAGACCCGGGCGGTTTGATCGCCACGTCACCCTTAACCTTCCCGACAAGACCGCTCGCCGCGCTATCTTGGACATTCACGCGCGCAACCTCCCTTTGCAGGACACTGGTGATCTGGACTCGATGGCGGCAGGGACCCCCGGCTTTTCTGGCGCTGATCTCAAGAACCTATTGAACGAAGCAGCGATTACTGCAGCGCGCCGTCACGGGTCGCTGATCACGCGCGATGACTTGGACGAGGCGCGCGACAAGGTAATGATGGGCACCGTGCGCACGCTCGCAATACGACCCGATGAGAAACACCGCCTTGCGGTTCATGAAGCTGGGCACACGGCTGCAGCATTCTATACACCCAAAGTCGATCCCCTGTATAAAGTTACAATTATTCCGCGCGGTCAGGCACTTGGCGGTACACATATGCTGGCCGAAACCGAACGGCACACCTTGGACGAGGACTTTCTGCGGGGTCAGTTGATCACTCTTCTGGCCGGACGTGCCGCAGAAAAACTGTTGCTGGGAACTGTCAGTTCCGGCGCTGATGACGACATTCGGCGGGCGACGGACATGGCACGGTCGATGGTGGCACGTTGGGGGATGACTGACGAACTCGGCCCCGTCAATCTACGTGAAAGCGAAGACCACCCCTTCCTCGGGCAGTCCATTGCCCAGCCACGCGGTCACGCTGATGCAACCGCCGCGCATGTCGATGAGGCCGTGATTGCTTTGCTAAAAAACGCCGAAGCTCAGGCGACAGACGTGCTGCGGAAACACAAGGACCAGATCAGCCACCTGATCGAGCGTCTCGAGGTCGAAGAAACGCTGGACTTCGACGGAATCCGACAGTGCCTTGATCCCGACAGCAAAGTGACCCAGCTGACGCGTGGTCTTGACAGAATCCCACCCGTAAAGTGA
- a CDS encoding phosphoribosyltransferase, with protein sequence MALYQDRVDAAHKLLATLPEIEPGKAVILALPRGGVPIGDVIAKALNAPLDLILVRKVPSPQNPELALGAVTGAHELTVNDRVRRMLGLTPQDVQNLAATQVEEIDRRRDLYLGGKAPVSLIGRTAIVVDDGIATGATALAALKAVKARQPDRIILAVPVASEDVLAELRAMVDQIICPAPHLPYGAVGAAYTNFPQVSDKEVIALLRLQDEVGQAERPA encoded by the coding sequence ATGGCGCTTTACCAAGACCGCGTTGATGCCGCTCACAAATTACTTGCCACGCTGCCAGAGATCGAGCCGGGCAAGGCTGTTATCTTGGCCCTGCCGCGCGGTGGGGTGCCAATTGGTGATGTCATTGCCAAGGCCCTGAACGCACCGCTTGATCTGATCCTCGTCCGCAAGGTCCCGTCACCACAAAATCCAGAGCTTGCGCTTGGTGCGGTGACAGGCGCACACGAGCTTACAGTGAATGATCGCGTCCGTCGCATGCTTGGTCTGACGCCTCAAGATGTGCAAAATCTTGCGGCAACCCAGGTTGAAGAAATCGACCGCCGTCGCGACCTTTATCTTGGGGGTAAGGCGCCTGTGTCTCTGATCGGCAGAACGGCAATCGTGGTGGATGACGGGATTGCAACGGGAGCCACCGCGTTGGCGGCGCTGAAAGCGGTCAAGGCGCGTCAACCCGACCGGATCATCCTTGCTGTGCCAGTTGCAAGTGAAGATGTGCTGGCTGAACTCCGCGCTATGGTCGACCAGATCATTTGCCCAGCCCCGCATCTTCCATATGGCGCAGTAGGGGCCGCTTACACAAATTTTCCGCAAGTATCCGATAAAGAGGTCATTGCGTTGCTTCGGCTGCAGGACGAAGTTGGTCAGGCTGAAAGACCTGCCTGA
- a CDS encoding alpha/beta fold hydrolase yields the protein MKDLNTRNPHAEISFKALEIGEYRVRYLRREGTSDRPPLLVCNGLGQSMEVLLPLIDEIADRTVIAFDMPGIGRTPMIDSITSIPDYADFAMQVMDALKVECFDILGISWGGSLAQQMAYDAPDRVRKLVLAITSAGGVGSWWGTPIALTEIMFPMRYMSKAYGNFVGPLMYGGEAIFSPGEFREYSKHAIAPSPEGYFTQVRAMCSWTSLPWLRQLPQKALVIAGKYDGLIPITNQILLANMMANAQLEVYSAGHLLMYTQRHDVGVTIGSFLDGKDRLQRSAASHAGHQLA from the coding sequence ATGAAAGACCTGAACACCAGAAACCCGCATGCGGAAATCTCTTTCAAAGCCCTTGAGATCGGCGAATATCGCGTCCGTTATTTGCGGCGTGAGGGAACAAGTGACCGTCCACCACTGTTGGTCTGCAACGGCCTTGGACAATCGATGGAAGTTCTGTTGCCGTTAATCGACGAGATTGCCGACCGTACCGTCATCGCGTTTGACATGCCGGGCATTGGGCGCACGCCCATGATTGATAGCATCACGTCAATCCCGGACTACGCAGACTTCGCGATGCAGGTCATGGACGCGCTCAAGGTTGAATGTTTCGATATTCTGGGCATCTCTTGGGGCGGTTCTTTGGCGCAGCAGATGGCCTATGACGCACCGGATCGCGTGCGCAAACTGGTGCTGGCGATCACCTCGGCTGGTGGCGTCGGCAGTTGGTGGGGCACCCCGATTGCCCTGACCGAGATCATGTTCCCCATGCGCTACATGAGCAAGGCCTATGGCAATTTCGTCGGTCCCCTGATGTATGGCGGTGAAGCCATCTTTTCGCCCGGCGAGTTCCGCGAATATTCCAAGCACGCCATCGCGCCCAGCCCCGAAGGCTATTTCACTCAAGTGCGCGCCATGTGCAGTTGGACCAGCCTGCCCTGGCTGCGGCAACTGCCGCAAAAGGCGCTGGTCATTGCCGGAAAATACGATGGGCTGATCCCAATCACCAACCAGATCCTGCTGGCAAACATGATGGCAAACGCCCAGTTAGAGGTCTACTCGGCCGGTCATCTTCTGATGTATACCCAGCGACACGATGTCGGCGTGACAATCGGGTCGTTTCTGGACGGGAAAGACCGGCTTCAAAGAAGCGCCGCATCTCACGCTGGCCATCAGCTAGCTTAA
- a CDS encoding Lon protease family protein, with the protein MAKSSPSELPLPAGLPAEALREEFDPEGFGFETTDDLVPLDGLFGQNRAMDAIRLSAQIEHYDFNLFVLGREGSGRHRLVDRILNEEKRVRPTPFDWVYVNNFEAPHKPQALRLPSGTAPDLRRAMQELVDDLANEIPALFESEEYQTQRRALEQEYGARHETALTEFAKRAHAEDVALLRTPMGFMLAGIVDGNVVKPDEYEKLSKEMRTKIGKKVERLQQELAGIMKEAPKLEKEHRARLTQLHAAMAEKAVSARVREVASTLPSETAITKYLKAVRADIVANAELFLAAASGGHNGAFPEEIKKYHREPEFDRYAVNIMVTHANDPDHSVPVVTEDLPTAGHLTGRIEHVAQMGALVTNFTLIKPGALHFANGGYLVIDARRILSEPYAWDALKRCLQSRSITISSMADRLGLASTVSLEPDPIPLDLRVILIGDRLLHALLAMLDPDFGQLFKIQADFDDHLPRSKRNATQFARLLAGYVKSHGLRPLTRCGVARLLDEASRLAGDTKKLSLHLGQLDDLIREADHYAGKAKRKAIASDDIARAVNEADRRAARARELTQEAMTRKTILISTTGTAVGQINGLSVVGFGTTNFGRPSRITARVRMGAGKFVDIEREVELGGPLHSKGVLILSGYLTSTFALDVPMSLHASIVFEQSYGGVDGDSASSAELYALMSALSDTPIRQGLAVTGSVNQAGEVQAIGGVNEKIEGFFDICKARRLTGQQGVLIPHSNVDHLMLRPDVVNAVRDGKFHVIPVATINEGIEALTGHPAGKRNRSGRFPDDTINARIEEKLLQFAHRRQQFGAYQSRDASETTT; encoded by the coding sequence GCAGGTTTACCGGCAGAAGCGTTAAGGGAAGAGTTTGACCCTGAGGGGTTCGGATTTGAAACAACTGACGACCTTGTCCCGCTCGATGGATTATTCGGTCAAAACCGAGCCATGGATGCGATCCGGTTATCGGCGCAGATCGAGCACTATGATTTCAACTTGTTCGTGCTGGGTCGCGAAGGGTCGGGAAGACACCGGTTGGTCGACCGTATCCTGAACGAAGAAAAACGCGTGCGACCGACGCCGTTTGACTGGGTCTATGTCAACAACTTCGAAGCCCCGCACAAGCCACAGGCGCTCCGCCTGCCGTCCGGCACCGCCCCTGACTTGCGCCGCGCGATGCAGGAACTTGTTGACGATTTGGCCAATGAAATTCCTGCACTTTTTGAATCCGAGGAATACCAGACACAAAGACGCGCGTTAGAGCAAGAATACGGCGCGCGCCACGAAACCGCGTTGACGGAATTTGCCAAACGCGCCCATGCCGAGGATGTCGCCCTGCTGCGTACACCGATGGGTTTCATGCTGGCGGGCATTGTTGATGGAAACGTTGTCAAACCGGATGAATACGAGAAGCTCAGCAAAGAGATGCGGACCAAGATCGGCAAGAAGGTCGAGCGGCTCCAGCAAGAACTTGCCGGGATCATGAAAGAGGCTCCAAAGCTCGAAAAAGAACACCGCGCGCGGCTGACCCAACTTCACGCCGCCATGGCCGAGAAGGCAGTGTCAGCGCGTGTGCGCGAGGTTGCAAGCACCCTGCCAAGCGAAACCGCAATCACCAAATATCTTAAAGCGGTGCGCGCAGATATCGTTGCCAATGCGGAACTGTTTCTTGCGGCGGCATCGGGCGGTCACAACGGTGCCTTCCCTGAGGAAATCAAGAAATACCATCGCGAGCCGGAATTTGACCGGTACGCGGTCAACATCATGGTAACTCATGCCAACGATCCCGATCACAGCGTTCCCGTGGTGACCGAAGATCTGCCCACCGCCGGACACCTGACCGGACGGATCGAGCATGTGGCGCAAATGGGTGCTCTTGTTACCAATTTCACATTGATCAAACCCGGCGCGCTTCACTTTGCCAACGGTGGCTACCTTGTCATCGATGCGCGTCGCATCCTGTCCGAGCCCTATGCATGGGATGCATTGAAACGTTGCTTGCAAAGCCGCTCCATCACCATCTCATCTATGGCCGATCGGCTTGGCCTTGCCTCGACCGTTTCATTAGAGCCAGACCCGATTCCGCTTGACCTGCGGGTTATCCTCATTGGTGACCGCCTGTTGCATGCGTTACTGGCGATGCTCGACCCAGATTTCGGGCAGCTATTCAAAATTCAGGCGGATTTCGATGACCACCTGCCACGCTCTAAGCGGAACGCGACACAGTTTGCGCGTCTTTTGGCGGGATATGTGAAAAGCCATGGGCTGCGCCCCCTAACCAGGTGCGGCGTTGCCCGGCTGCTGGACGAAGCGTCGCGGTTGGCTGGCGATACCAAAAAGCTCTCTTTGCACCTGGGCCAACTGGACGACTTGATCCGCGAGGCTGACCATTATGCGGGCAAGGCGAAACGAAAGGCTATTGCTTCAGACGACATTGCACGCGCCGTAAACGAGGCTGACCGCCGCGCCGCGCGCGCGCGCGAACTGACGCAAGAAGCAATGACACGCAAAACGATCCTGATCAGCACCACAGGAACTGCGGTCGGGCAAATCAACGGGTTGTCGGTGGTTGGGTTTGGCACAACAAACTTTGGGCGTCCGTCTCGGATTACGGCACGGGTGCGAATGGGTGCAGGCAAGTTTGTGGACATCGAACGCGAGGTGGAGCTTGGCGGCCCGCTCCATTCCAAGGGGGTGCTGATCCTGTCGGGCTATTTGACGTCGACCTTTGCGCTTGACGTGCCGATGTCGCTGCACGCCAGCATCGTGTTCGAACAAAGCTATGGTGGTGTCGATGGCGACAGCGCATCCTCGGCGGAACTTTATGCCTTAATGTCAGCCCTTTCTGACACACCAATACGGCAGGGGCTGGCTGTGACAGGGTCGGTCAATCAGGCTGGCGAAGTCCAGGCCATCGGCGGTGTGAACGAGAAGATCGAAGGCTTTTTTGACATCTGCAAGGCGCGGCGCCTGACCGGGCAGCAGGGCGTGCTGATCCCCCATTCCAACGTGGACCACTTGATGCTGCGCCCAGACGTGGTGAACGCGGTGCGCGACGGAAAGTTCCACGTCATTCCGGTGGCGACGATCAATGAGGGGATCGAGGCTTTGACCGGGCACCCCGCCGGCAAACGTAACCGGAGCGGACGTTTTCCCGACGACACGATTAACGCGCGTATCGAAGAAAAACTTCTTCAGTTTGCCCACAGACGACAGCAATTCGGCGCCTATCAATCTCGGGACGCGAGCGAGACAACGACATGA